One genomic region from Yamadazyma tenuis chromosome 4, complete sequence encodes:
- the ATG18 gene encoding autophagy protein (COG:U; EggNog:ENOG503NVSY) produces the protein MMKNSLNTGLHPPLYSNYNNYTDDGNSSIASSGKYSHLQGKEPHNQVNYITFNQDNTFVAVGLNTGYKVFNCVPSVEKCYQDVKNEPIGLVEMLYNTSLVALVGLGEDLGSSPRKLKIINSKKNSTICDLVFPSTILGIKLSKQRLVVLLETQIYIYDISTMKLLHTIETSPNPNGLFAFANTDMTNSPNTFLAYPSPPKTIIHDTLLVNGINTNGGNNSVQNNIQSVSNSPNRVGDVIIFNTITLQPLSVIEAHKSNLAALTLSNDGTLLATASDKGTIIRVFNVLTGVKMFQFRRGTYSTKIFSLKFSNDNVFIVVTTSSGTVHIFRLGEEESLEAKHKNKRKKKTPLINEPTIEEENEEEDAESKRATKMINSKTNDTNDDEIDVDDNEPDDDEIRDDGDDSDAEDGIDEVDEDAEQALGLDIPKQRKLSESSTGSFTSIYSGLSNEDIPSLNNGGGGKSEPIVDQTRLSMARIIRRSSQTLGRKAAQKMGDFLPSRFSSILEPTRHFASIKINSIGKDVKAIAAMNNELQEDLVPQQYLTKNSENKDIEIEIDKSKDLLNMKLLHINVVTSEGISYTYGLDPERGGDCILLHQYSLLD, from the coding sequence ATGATGAAGAACTCTCTTAACACTGGGCTACATCCGCCATTATACAGCAACTATAACAACTATACTGATGATGGCAATTCTTCCATCGCAAGTTCTGGCAAATATAGTCATCTTCAAGGAAAGGAGCCACACAATCAAGTTAACTATATCACGTTTAATCAAGATAACACGTTTGTGGCCGTTGGCCTAAACACCGGCTATAAAGTATTCAATTGTGTACCTTCTGTGGAAAAATGCTACCAGGATGTGAAAAATGAACCGATTGGTCTTGTTGAAATGTTGTATAATACAAGCTTAGTGGCATTGGTGGGCTTAGGTGAAGACTTGGGGTCATCTCCACGAAAGTTAAAGATTATAAATTCCAAAAAGAACTCAACTATATGTGACTTGGTTTTTCCTTCTACGATATTAGGTATAAAATTAAGCAAACAAAGATTAgtggtgttgttggaaacTCAAATCTACATTTATGATATCTCCacaatgaaattgttgCACACAATAGAGACCAGCCCAAATCCAAATGGCCTTTTTGCATTTGCCAATACTGATATGACTAATAGCCCGAATACCTTTCTAGCGTACCCTTCCCCTCCAAAGACCATTATTCATGATACTTTATTGGTAAATGGAATCAATACAAACGGAGGAAACAATTCTGTGCAAAATAATATTCAGTCCGTTTCAAACTCTCCTAATCGAGTAGGAGATGTGATAATATTCAATACGATAACTTTGCAGCCCCTTTCGGTAATTGAGGCACATAAGTCCAATTTGGCAGCTCTAACATTATCTAATGATGGAACATTACTTGCTACTGCTTCCGACAAAGGAACGATCATACGAGTTTTCAACGTTCTAACAGGGGTGAAGATGTTTCAGTTTAGAAGAGGAACCTATTCTACAAAGATCTTCTCTTTGAAATTCAGTAATGATAATGTATTTATTGTGGTTACAACTTCAAGTGGTACTGTTCATATATTCAGATTaggtgaagaagaatcgTTGGAAGCCAAACATAAGAAtaaaagaaagaaaaaaactCCCTTGATAAATGAGCCTACCATTGAGGAAGAAAacgaggaagaagatgctgaAAGCAAAAGGGCCACCAAGATGATAAACTCAAAAACTAATGATActaatgatgatgaaatagATGTGGATGATAACGAACcagatgacgatgaaatCAGAGATGATGGAGACGATAGTGATGCTGAAGATGGAATAGACGAGGTTGATGAGGATGCTGAACAAGCACTTGGTTTGGATATCCCCAAACAAAGAAAATTATCTGAAAGTTCTACTGGATCCTTCACTAGCATATACAGTGGATTATCCAATGAGGATATTCCTTCGTTGAACaatggaggtggtggtaaGTCTGAACCAATAGTAGATCAAACCCGTTTATCAATGGCTCGAATTATCAGAAGATCGTCTCAAACTTTGGGTAGAAAAGCTGCTCAAAAAATGGGTGATTTCCTACCTTCAAGGTTCTCGTCTATTCTTGAGCCCACCCGGCATTTTGCATCCATTAAGATCAATAGCATTGGTAAAGACGTAAAGGCAATTGCTGCAATGAATAATGAGTTACAAGAGGACTTGGTGCCTCAGCAGTATTTAACAAAAAACTCAGAAAATAAGGACATAGAAATTGAAAttgacaagtccaaagacTTACTCAACATGAAGTTGTTACATATTAATGTGGTAACCTCTGAAGGCATTTCTTATACTTATGGTTTGGATCCTGAAAGAGGGGGTGACTGTATATTATTACACCAGTATTCTTTATTAGATTGA
- the BMT3_2 gene encoding Protein of unknown function (DUF3589) (COG:S; CAZy:GT91; EggNog:ENOG503NY53), with protein sequence MWIKRKHNTALLAITLFTTLIVLQLASYNDERIIGDFKSAYHRGTNSFSNLLKKRITKNQLIFPVEFPIKNEELRSFVSQSKTFNLKEFNNPKIFKYDKVSSPLTSNIIHSSYHDHQIDLYNDLTSIDLNLEECDSLKNTISVEINTPSSVDVSLHEILSKFLEEYETNPYYKEMTPFFLTELKLQLEYNVIDHYWYRLAGSSVWLEQYQAHFMISRILYTPKGQRNQPSVSLTYGQLFDKNWKELVNTKIIVPTNNLNTKPKKESQDGSPSADATEEQKEEERHYKIIKFPYFLPIPFWHDYDDTEGKFYGPEDPRLMLVRNKAGYDEPLIIFNAHHRKLTHFDDDTDDRILLKAEFYRSMFICWPWQFQKGKRNTDGFSDRVYDKNYYNKVVELKMKNQPRRGKQKNWTPFISVMEREKDGYDKYVSFVYRWANFEVLNCDLIYGSGICAFTYRLSPFLSTREVVGPLRGGTGLVNINGLLGDRAKKYIPTDREVWVGLARAHLDSCGCGKNMYRPNLVVVTKDTIHENEKFKNQNGDLEYREVDRISSSISLDIPIIGWDLLNPQDVCTGPNILIPNGISNWDIIDIEHGDDDFEDYMTLSLSISDYTVHRINVKGLLKKLIRVNDGHIFNEMVDTENLEGFNNDNVLCALKGSAEFCYQYGLENSNTEPQIGDIHKIFDDQTFASEEEEEDFNLEQFQEFREVDRDVSAYERALYLQKIHEVYGDKPRYRPSVTPPQRQTSPTKITGAKPDENTKGKSKLSGGTNSGDEKKKAEKDTSKTGKKLTPNKQSPPKGATKSNDVKKAYKMAESKSKNTEKYKPSQQQPKVATVDDTYEDGYDDAGYEEKYTGSKESSTQSTPNKGASLTKNNKESNSKTDPNSKSAKKTDKKPLWKSLTGKEGSDSTKNNKGSKSKPNTSSKAPSKGTKYTDFKPKDKASNKEEFDNTAASKTKSESADLKKTSSKSKSKAELKSEVKEEAKPKSKAGSKSGVKEATKPKPKPKAQVKSKPNFKQQ encoded by the exons ATGTGGATTAAGAGGAAACATAATACGGCTCTCCTTGCTATAACCCTTTTCACGACCCTTATTGTGTTACAACTAGCAAGTTACAATGATGAAAGAATAATAGGTGATTTCAAGTCAGCTTATCATCGAGGTACAAACAGTTTTTCCAAcctcttgaagaagaggatcACCAAAAATCAGTTGATCTTCCCCGTTGAGTTTCCTATTAAGAACGAAGAACTACGTTCCTTTGTTAGTCAGAGTAAgaccttcaacttgaaggaattcAATAATCCCAAGATATTCAAATATGACAAAGTATCGTCTCCTTTGACTTCAAACATCATTCACTCGAGTTACCatgatcaccaaattgacTTGTATAATGATTTGACATCCATCGATTTGAATTTGGAGGAATGTGACAGTCTAAAAAATACAATAAGTGTCGAAATCAACACTCCTAGCAGTGTGGACGTTTCATTGCATGAAATCTTGTCCAAATTTTTGGAAGAATATGAAACCAATCCTTACTACAAGGAAATGACTCCATTTTTTTTAACTGAATTGAAATTACAGTTAGAATACAATGTAATCGATCACTATTGGTATAGGTTGGCTGGATCGTCTGTTTGGTTGGAACAATACCAAGCTCATTTCATGATCTCTAGAATCCTTTATACTCCAAAGggacaaagaaatcaacctCTGGTGAGTTTAACTTATGGACAGCTATTTGACAAAAATTGgaaagagttggtgaaTACCAAGATTATAGTTCCTACAAATAACCTCAATACTaaaccaaagaaggaatCACAAGATGGGTCTCCTTCAGCGGATGCTACCgaagaacaaaaagaggaagaaagaCATTACAAGATTATAAAGTTTCCTTATTTCTTGCCTATACCCTTTTGGCATGACTATGATGATACCGAAGGTAAGTTTTATGGTCCCGAAGATCCGAGATTAATGTTGGTCAGAAACAAAGCAGGATACGATGAACCGCTCATCATCTTTAACGCCCATCATCGAAAGTTAACtcattttgatgatgatactgaCGATCggatattgttgaaagcCGAATTCTATAGATCGATGTTCATTTGCTGGCCATGGCAGTTCCAAAAGGGTAAGAGAAACACCGATGGATTCTCTGATAGAGTTTATGATAAGAACTATTACAACAAGGTTGTCGAATTAAAAATGAAAAACCAACCCAGACGTGGAAAGCAAAAAAACTGGACTCCTTTCATAAGTGTGATGGAGAGAGAAAAAGATGGCTACGATAAATACGTGAGTTTTGTGTATCGATGGGCcaattttgaagttttAAACTGTGACTTGATATATGGATCTGGTATTTGTGCATTTACATATCGTCTTAGTCCCTTTTTGTCCACTAGAGAAGTAGTGGGGCCTTTAAGAGGTGGAACCGGCTTGGTCAATATTAATGGTTTATTGGGAGATAGAGCTAAGAAATATATCCCCACAGATCGAGAGGTTTGGGTTGGTTTGGCAAGAGCTCATTTGGATAGTTGCGGGTGTGGGAAGAACATGTACAGACCCAATCTAGTGGTGGTGACTAAAGATACAATTcatgaaaatgaaaagttcaaaaatcaaaatggtgatttggAATACCGGGAAGTGGACAGGA TAAGCTCCTCAATTTCGTTGGATATCCCCATCATTGGTTGGGATTTGCTTAATCCCCAAGATGTGTGTACTGGTCCTAATATTTTGATACCGAATGGGATCTCCAACTGGGACATAATTGACATCGAGCacggtgatgatgattttgaagattatATGACATTGTCATTATCGATTTCCGACTATACCGTGCATAGAATCAACGTCAAAGgattattgaagaagcttaTACGAGTGAACGATGGCCATATCTTTAACGAGATGGTTGACACTGAAAATTTAGAAGGTTTCAACAATGACAATGTTCTTTGCGCTTTGAAAGGTTCTGCCGAATTCTGTTACCAGTATGGACTCGAGAATTCTAACACTGAGCCACAAATTGGAGACATACATAAAATCTTTGATGACCAAACATTTGCTTctgaagaggaagaggaggatttcaacttggaacaatttcaagaatttcgAGAGGTGGATAGAGATGTAAGTGCTTACGAAAGAGCGTTATACCTTCAAAAAATACATGAAGTGTATGGGGATAAACCTAGGTATAGGCCAAGTGTAACCCCTCCTCAAAGACAAACGTCTCCAACTAAGATTACGGGAGCTAAACCTGATGAAAATACTAAAGGAAAAAGCAAATTATCAGGTGGAACAAATTCTGGggatgaaaagaagaaggctgAAAAAGACACATCCAAAACTGGTAAGAAGCTAACACCAAACAAGCAAAGTCCTCCTAAAGGGGCTACTAAGTCGAACGATGTCAAGAAGGCATACAAGATGGCTGAAAGCAAATCTAAGAATACTGAGAAATATAAACCAAGTCAACAACAACCGAAAGTTGCCACAGTCGATGATACTTACGAAGACGGATACGATGATGCTGGGTACGAAGAAAAATACACTGGTCTGAAAGAATCTCTGACCCAATCCACCCCAAACAAAGGTGCGAGTTTGACGAAGAACAATAAAGAATCCAATAGTAAGACCGACCCCAACTCCAAATCTGCAAAGAAAACTGACAAAAAGCCATTGTGGAAGCTGTTAACTGGTAAGGAAGGCTCAGATCTGACAAAGAATAATAAAGGGTCTAAAAGTAAGCCAAATACAAGCTCTAAAGCACCCAGTAAAGGAACGAAATATACTGACTTCAAACCAAAAGATAAAGCATCAAATAAGGAAGAATTTGACAATACGGCAGCActgaagacgaagagtGAATCAGcagatttgaaaaagactTCTTCGAAATCAAAGTCTAAGGCAGAGTTGAAATCTGAagtgaaagaagaagcaaaacCAAAATCTAAGGCAGGGTCGAAATCTGGAGTGAAAGAAgcaacaaaaccaaaaccaaaacctAAAGCTCAAGTCAAATCGAAGCCTAACTTTAAGCAACAATAG